The genomic segment TGTACAGTTACCTGGACCAGCTCGCCCGCTGGCGTGCCCTGGGCCGGGTGCAGGACCGGCTCCTCGCCCGGGAGAACCCGGGGGGAGCCGAAGTGGACGCGCCCCACCACGCCACCCCGAACCGAGAGGTTTCCCCATGAAGATGCTCACGATCGTCTACAACACGAGCTGCGACGAGGAGATCAGGGAAATCTTGAAG from the Thermodesulfobacteriota bacterium genome contains:
- a CDS encoding efflux RND transporter permease subunit, which translates into the protein MAKSVGLGVGSESRQPLAVAIAGGMISAAFLTLAMAPVVYSYLDQLARWRALGRVQDRLLARENPGGAEVDAPHHATPNREVSP